DNA from Candidatus Caldatribacterium sp.:
GGAGCATGATTGCATCTGTGCCTTTGTCAGCCACCTTCCCCACGTGCTGTCCAACGTTTTTCTCCAGACGGTTTTAGCAGAGGAAAAGGATATGGCGAGATTTGGAGGACCTTCGTTTCGGGACATGACGAGGATTGCCGGCTCCTCTCCTGGGGTCTGGAGCGATATTTTTCTCACGAACAGGAGACTTGCCAGAGCGATTCGGACCTTCATGCGTAACCTTGAGCATTTCCTTCGCCTCCTCGAGGGTGAAAAAGAGGAGGAGATGCACCGTTTTCTTGAAACAATGGCTTCCCTTAAGGAGCGGTTGCACCGTGCGCCTTGAGTTCCACACAGCAGGAGAATCCCATGGAAGAGGTATCCTTGTCTTCGTGAGTGGACTTCCTGCGGGAATGGCCGTTGATCTTGGTTTTATCGAGAGGGAACTTGCCCGCCGGAGAAAAGGGTTTGGAGTGAGCCCCCGTATGAGTCTTGAGGAGGATAGGGTGGAGGTCCTTGCAGGACTCAGGTGGGGGAAAACCCTTGGGAGTCCTTTGGCTTTCTTTGTGGAGAATGCAGAGTACGAGAAGTGGAAGCCTCTCATGGATCCTGTGGGAGAGAGACCGGAGAATTACGAGGAAATCACCGTTCCACGACCTGGACATGCTGACTTGGGGGGCCTTGTGAAGTACCGTTTCAGAGATATCCGGAACGTCATCGAGCGTGCCAGTGCCCGGGAGACGGTGGGACGATGCATAGCCGGGGCTTTAGCCAAGCTCTTCCTTGCCTCTTTTGGAGTTCGGGTTGGAGGTTTTGTGGAGAGCATCGGGGGTATCCGGGTTTCTGCAGAGGGGAAGTCCTGGGAAGAGGTTTTTGAGCGGGCTCTCTCTTCGCCTCTTGCTACGCTTGGGCGAGAAGAGGAAATGGAGGCACGCATTGCACAGGCCCTGGAACAGGGTGATACCCTCGGGGGAACTTTTATTGTGGC
Protein-coding regions in this window:
- a CDS encoding prephenate dehydrogenase/arogenate dehydrogenase family protein; its protein translation is MEHDCICAFVSHLPHVLSNVFLQTVLAEEKDMARFGGPSFRDMTRIAGSSPGVWSDIFLTNRRLARAIRTFMRNLEHFLRLLEGEKEEEMHRFLETMASLKERLHRAP
- the aroC gene encoding chorismate synthase; translated protein: MRLEFHTAGESHGRGILVFVSGLPAGMAVDLGFIERELARRRKGFGVSPRMSLEEDRVEVLAGLRWGKTLGSPLAFFVENAEYEKWKPLMDPVGERPENYEEITVPRPGHADLGGLVKYRFRDIRNVIERASARETVGRCIAGALAKLFLASFGVRVGGFVESIGGIRVSAEGKSWEEVFERALSSPLATLGREEEMEARIAQALEQGDTLGGTFIVAASGVVPGLGSYVEVHTRLDSRLAFYLMGIPGVKGVEIGEGFRGAELPGSAVHDAIFYDAGRSPFPFYRKTNRSGGIEGGVSTGEVIWVRCAMKPIPTLRQGLHSVDVVSKREVTARYERSDVCAVPRALVVGEAMLAWVLAGAYLEKFGGDTLEETIERFREYCLYLESFKARERC